A genomic stretch from Polyangium spumosum includes:
- a CDS encoding capsule biosynthesis protein CapB, producing the protein MSLKYPLAPALIKRRSRHADGRDALAVELFQSISPLMAKLRVPTVSHLAENIAAELGPGPHPPGILIASLVRAADVAVGELDRLNGEGASLMVAYQGASTPEDKRQILIAHLRASARSRLDARRDIQATKRWLDMEAVQERFAARIADQVDAVEVAYEATITQARSLSENDAFRLLSGGGVLEFAMSHASAGRPQPVRVAALRVLSALLARLAPSQRLGRFGVERARQVLAWARGVDAMRWAQVASLEIAALVFPDGVRGVISERLRIRSGKDGPIIRRNALRILATLGDDRARLDTALIAKDDPSEHVRQELARFLGQTRVEGGLEELVKIVTEDKSPRVRGLGMRVLTKRAGGFACEGPRAANEPPAENGDPAAAEALLGVIQRALTKPEDSLPVRVALESVKLVAAGETPILRRSHFAEALAALANNEKAGAELTEGAAATLRWLEVAADPELVALAQRFKDKLEKIKEGRSARFDVPPNTPTRDLERALAVAARGDMTVSLQKLGPGRYTLWRGEPRRWRFWRFLNELKTPMPDKRKGYPHTQGRVWQGEIVVPPYGMAEVTPTRVPGERQLCPPVAGWGPFLPRVDELLAVCSISGKPLRMITPVGTVLLRGPATLKERMRVRWRLSLEYPQLALVRQRSLSASEPREKKLFWQKAQELGFSLDVVDTEGEVENARFQLVPHLPRNFYAPLPFALPPLAEHVLSFLLSPSGNTPAHLAVVVWSLFSYLMLRTAVIMRGIEKARAAIPLSIGGWGTRGKSGSERLKAALFHAMRYDVVVKTTGCEAMFIHAMRDLPAGEIFIYRPYDKATIWEQRNVLFTGKNLHCQVFLWECMALQPRFVETLCNEWMQDPITTLTNAYPDHEDIQGPGGEDVARVISCFMPQDGVTFTSEEQMFPLFLDNARRKKTKLVHVAPIEADLIPVDLLQRLPYQEHPRNVALVLELADYFQIDREKALVEIADHVILDLGVLKTYPTVEYRGRKLTFSNGMSANERAGFLSNWTRLAYDKHNPDETPDRATCAVVNNRADRVARSRVFAQIFVDDAGCDHIVLINTNLGGMMQFITEALDSWLGGTRITADADKEKALVKFDEYLRRTGTRAAGEALEETLLIMLKALPMEDEDARKIVEDARPLFSATPEELGGAIEKALSGKTPPEGKDDIRPDIVTHTIRYAKRTKLRDDAKKRVSGALDQKAWAEADTIFRTAYRELFLERVCVLWNAGSTGDQVIDFMVKQIPPGMDVRIMGTQNIKGTGLDFVYRWLSMDRVRHNIEKMETTPSARAEVLTFFMSYNDFSLIDCREALDAVKRAKTSDDPDWQKHANLINAALERLSNLERDKVTKLQATGKAGLGQRVLNKVEQLFDHLDSVRRTNTAKTVMDDLYAARVGHGQAAILLRDVTGRSKGGWLYKDLKKWLAKQEERFPWLKGKGDEEPKKDDKKGDAPPAGDPAPAG; encoded by the coding sequence TTGAGCCTGAAGTACCCCCTCGCTCCCGCGCTCATCAAACGTAGATCCCGCCACGCCGACGGGCGGGACGCGCTCGCGGTCGAGCTCTTCCAGAGCATCTCGCCCCTCATGGCGAAGCTGCGTGTCCCCACCGTCTCGCACCTCGCCGAGAACATCGCCGCCGAGCTCGGCCCTGGCCCGCACCCTCCGGGCATCCTCATCGCCTCCCTCGTCCGCGCCGCCGACGTCGCCGTCGGCGAGCTCGACCGCCTCAACGGCGAGGGCGCCTCGCTCATGGTCGCCTACCAGGGCGCCTCCACGCCCGAGGACAAACGCCAGATCCTCATCGCCCACCTCCGCGCCTCGGCCAGGAGCCGCCTCGACGCCCGCCGCGACATCCAGGCCACGAAGCGCTGGCTCGACATGGAGGCCGTCCAGGAGCGCTTCGCCGCCCGCATCGCCGACCAGGTCGACGCCGTCGAGGTCGCCTACGAGGCGACGATCACCCAGGCCCGATCCCTCTCCGAAAACGACGCGTTTCGCCTCCTCTCGGGCGGCGGCGTGCTCGAGTTCGCCATGTCGCACGCCTCGGCCGGGCGCCCTCAGCCCGTCCGGGTCGCGGCATTACGTGTCCTCTCGGCCCTGCTCGCGCGCCTCGCCCCTTCGCAGCGCCTCGGCCGCTTCGGCGTCGAGCGGGCGCGCCAGGTCCTCGCGTGGGCGCGTGGTGTCGACGCCATGCGCTGGGCGCAGGTCGCTTCGCTCGAGATCGCCGCCCTCGTCTTCCCTGACGGCGTCCGCGGCGTCATCTCCGAGCGCCTCCGCATTCGCTCCGGCAAGGACGGCCCCATCATCCGCCGCAATGCCTTGCGGATCCTCGCTACCCTCGGCGACGACCGCGCCCGCCTCGACACCGCCCTCATCGCGAAGGACGACCCGAGCGAACACGTCCGCCAGGAGCTCGCTCGCTTCCTCGGACAAACCCGCGTCGAAGGTGGGCTCGAAGAGCTCGTCAAGATCGTCACCGAGGACAAATCGCCCCGCGTCCGCGGCCTCGGCATGCGCGTGCTCACGAAGCGCGCGGGCGGCTTCGCCTGCGAGGGCCCGCGCGCCGCGAACGAGCCTCCCGCCGAGAATGGTGATCCTGCCGCGGCCGAGGCCCTGCTCGGCGTCATCCAGCGCGCCCTCACGAAACCCGAAGACTCGCTCCCCGTGCGGGTCGCGCTCGAATCGGTCAAGCTCGTCGCTGCGGGCGAAACGCCGATCCTCCGCCGGTCCCATTTCGCCGAGGCCCTCGCCGCGCTCGCCAACAATGAAAAGGCCGGCGCGGAGCTCACCGAGGGCGCGGCGGCCACGCTCCGCTGGCTCGAGGTCGCGGCCGACCCCGAGCTCGTGGCCCTCGCGCAGCGGTTCAAGGACAAACTCGAAAAGATCAAAGAGGGCCGCTCCGCTCGATTCGACGTCCCGCCGAACACCCCGACGCGTGACCTCGAGCGCGCCCTCGCCGTCGCCGCCCGCGGCGACATGACCGTCTCCCTGCAGAAGCTCGGCCCCGGCAGATACACCCTCTGGCGCGGCGAGCCCCGGCGCTGGCGATTCTGGCGTTTCTTGAACGAGCTCAAGACGCCCATGCCGGACAAACGCAAAGGTTACCCCCACACCCAGGGCCGCGTCTGGCAGGGCGAGATCGTCGTCCCGCCGTATGGCATGGCCGAGGTGACGCCCACCCGCGTCCCCGGCGAGCGCCAGCTCTGCCCGCCCGTCGCCGGCTGGGGCCCCTTCTTGCCGCGCGTCGACGAGTTGCTCGCGGTCTGCTCCATCTCGGGCAAACCCTTGCGCATGATCACGCCCGTCGGCACCGTCCTTCTCCGCGGCCCGGCCACGCTGAAGGAGCGCATGCGGGTCCGCTGGAGGCTCTCGCTCGAATATCCTCAGCTCGCCCTCGTCCGCCAGCGCTCCCTCTCGGCCAGCGAGCCGCGCGAGAAAAAGCTCTTCTGGCAAAAGGCCCAGGAGCTCGGGTTTTCCCTCGACGTCGTCGACACCGAGGGTGAGGTCGAGAATGCCCGCTTCCAGCTCGTCCCCCACCTCCCGCGTAATTTCTACGCCCCGCTCCCCTTCGCGCTCCCGCCGCTCGCCGAGCACGTCCTCTCGTTCTTGCTCTCGCCCTCGGGCAACACCCCGGCGCACCTCGCCGTCGTCGTGTGGAGCCTCTTTTCGTACCTCATGCTCCGCACGGCCGTCATCATGCGTGGCATCGAGAAGGCGCGCGCCGCCATTCCGCTCTCGATCGGCGGCTGGGGCACCCGCGGCAAATCCGGCTCCGAGCGATTGAAGGCCGCGCTCTTCCACGCCATGCGGTACGACGTCGTCGTGAAGACCACCGGCTGCGAGGCCATGTTCATTCACGCGATGCGGGACCTGCCGGCCGGCGAGATCTTCATCTATCGCCCCTACGACAAGGCCACGATCTGGGAGCAGCGGAACGTCCTCTTCACCGGGAAGAACCTCCATTGCCAGGTCTTCCTCTGGGAGTGCATGGCGCTCCAGCCGCGCTTCGTCGAGACGCTCTGCAACGAATGGATGCAGGACCCGATCACCACGCTCACGAACGCCTACCCCGACCACGAGGACATCCAGGGCCCCGGCGGCGAGGACGTCGCGCGCGTCATCTCCTGCTTCATGCCTCAGGACGGCGTCACCTTCACCTCCGAAGAGCAGATGTTCCCGCTCTTCCTCGACAACGCGCGCCGCAAGAAGACGAAGCTCGTCCACGTCGCGCCCATCGAGGCGGACCTCATCCCCGTCGACCTCCTCCAGCGCCTCCCGTACCAGGAGCACCCGCGCAACGTCGCGCTCGTCCTCGAGCTCGCCGATTATTTCCAGATCGACCGTGAAAAGGCGCTCGTCGAGATCGCCGACCACGTCATCCTCGACCTCGGCGTCTTGAAGACGTATCCCACGGTCGAATACCGCGGCCGCAAGCTCACCTTCTCCAATGGGATGAGCGCCAACGAGCGCGCCGGCTTCCTCTCCAACTGGACCCGCCTCGCCTACGACAAACACAACCCCGACGAGACGCCCGACCGGGCCACCTGCGCCGTCGTCAACAACCGCGCCGACCGCGTCGCCCGCTCCCGCGTCTTCGCGCAGATCTTCGTCGACGACGCCGGCTGCGACCACATCGTCCTCATCAACACGAACCTCGGCGGCATGATGCAGTTCATCACCGAGGCCCTCGATAGCTGGCTCGGCGGCACCCGCATCACGGCCGACGCCGACAAGGAAAAGGCCCTCGTCAAGTTCGACGAATACCTCCGCCGCACCGGCACGCGCGCGGCAGGCGAGGCCCTCGAAGAGACGCTCCTCATCATGCTCAAGGCCCTGCCGATGGAGGACGAGGACGCCCGCAAGATCGTCGAGGACGCCCGCCCGCTCTTCTCGGCCACGCCCGAGGAGCTCGGCGGCGCGATCGAAAAAGCCTTGTCCGGAAAAACGCCACCCGAGGGCAAGGACGACATCCGCCCCGACATCGTCACGCACACGATCCGCTACGCCAAGCGCACGAAGCTCCGCGACGACGCGAAGAAGCGCGTCTCGGGCGCGCTCGACCAGAAGGCGTGGGCCGAGGCGGACACGATCTTCCGCACCGCCTACCGCGAGCTCTTCCTCGAGCGCGTCTGCGTCCTCTGGAACGCCGGCTCCACGGGGGATCAGGTCATCGATTTCATGGTGAAGCAGATCCCGCCCGGGATGGACGTGCGCATCATGGGCACGCAGAACATCAAGGGCACGGGCCTCGATTTCGTGTATCGCTGGCTCTCGATGGATCGCGTGCGTCATAACATCGAGAAGATGGAGACCACGCCGAGCGCGCGCGCCGAGGTGCTCACGTTCTTCATGTCGTACAACGATTTCAGCCTGATCGATTGCCGCGAGGCCCTCGACGCGGTCAAGCGCGCGAAGACGAGCGACGACCCCGACTGGCAGAAACACGCCAACCTGATCAACGCCGCCCTCGAGCGCTTATCGAACCTCGAGCGGGACAAGGTGACGAAGCTCCAGGCGACGGGCAAGGCGGGCCTCGGGCAACGCGTGCTCAACAAGGTCGAGCAGCTCTTCGACCACCTCGACTCGGTCCGCCGCACGAACACCGCGAAGACCGTGATGGACGACCTCTACGCCGCCCGCGTCGGCCACGGCCAGGCCGCCATTTTGCTGCGCGACGTCACGGGCCGCTCGAAGGGCGGCTGGCTCTACAAGGATTTGAAGAAATGGCTCGCCAAGCAGGAGGAGCGATTCCCCTGGCTCAAGGGCAAAGGCGATGAGGAGCCGAAGAAGGACGACAAGAAGGGCGACGCCCCGCCGGCCGGCGACCCCGCGCCGGCCGGCTGA
- the asnB gene encoding asparagine synthase (glutamine-hydrolyzing), translated as MCGILGAFSVDQPFATPPIPANSLERMRHRGPDAQGWYVDDHAILGFRRLAILDLVGGGQPLYSEDEQIVVVVNGEIYNHHALRETLKARHRFRTRVDGEVLIHLYEERGIEFVNELSGMFAFALYDRAKRRLILGRDRPGLKPLFYRWSDGVLHFASEMKPLLHDRKPAVCREAVSDYLRFGYVPAPLTILDGVNKLPAGSVLVVQPDTAPRTIPYWKLRFEHDDRKTSSPSQLGKWEEELRHTLQNAVQARLESEVPMGFLLSGGVDSASVFALGASALRDRKVQAFTIGFRGAAIDESEAAGEVASRYQAEHRVIHLDRDDSMSLDDILYSVEEPVSTDALLPTACVFGAVARANITTVLSGEGSDELFAGYRKFAVATRDPAAKDLSPLERYLLHEEFVFPSRAEREALLGESVSDSRFSELEREAQELDPLSQMLLIETRMRLPDRINLRLDRTSMAQSIEARAPFMEHKVMEFAARIPHVFRTGPTFNKYLLRHAMRDHLPSVVLDARKAPFHAPDTWFTNHRDSDALLGRDAVAEAGLVRPEPVQALRERARGGDRAAQEKLFSLFVLHAWHRAFYRR; from the coding sequence ATGTGCGGAATTCTCGGAGCATTCTCCGTCGATCAGCCTTTCGCCACGCCGCCCATTCCAGCAAATAGCCTCGAGCGCATGCGCCACCGCGGCCCGGACGCGCAGGGCTGGTACGTCGACGATCACGCGATCCTCGGGTTCCGCCGGCTGGCCATCCTGGATCTCGTCGGCGGCGGTCAGCCGCTCTACAGCGAGGATGAGCAGATCGTCGTCGTCGTCAATGGCGAGATCTACAATCATCACGCGCTGCGCGAGACGCTGAAGGCGCGCCACCGGTTCCGCACCCGCGTCGACGGAGAGGTCCTCATTCACCTCTACGAGGAGCGGGGGATCGAGTTCGTCAACGAGCTCAGCGGCATGTTCGCCTTCGCGCTCTACGATCGAGCGAAGCGCCGCCTGATCCTCGGTCGCGATCGGCCCGGGCTGAAGCCGCTCTTTTACCGGTGGAGCGACGGCGTGCTCCATTTCGCCTCCGAGATGAAGCCCCTCCTGCACGATCGAAAGCCCGCCGTGTGCCGGGAGGCCGTGTCCGATTACCTGCGCTTCGGCTACGTCCCCGCGCCGCTCACGATCCTCGACGGCGTGAACAAGCTCCCGGCAGGCTCGGTGCTCGTCGTGCAGCCCGACACCGCCCCGCGCACGATCCCGTACTGGAAGCTGCGCTTCGAGCACGACGACCGGAAGACGTCGTCGCCCTCCCAGCTCGGGAAATGGGAGGAGGAGCTCCGGCACACCCTGCAAAATGCCGTGCAGGCCCGCCTGGAGAGCGAGGTCCCGATGGGGTTCCTCCTCAGCGGCGGCGTCGATTCGGCCAGCGTCTTCGCGCTGGGCGCGAGCGCGCTTCGAGACCGGAAGGTGCAAGCGTTCACCATAGGATTCCGAGGCGCCGCGATCGACGAATCGGAGGCCGCAGGAGAGGTGGCCAGCCGCTACCAGGCCGAGCACCGCGTCATTCACCTGGACCGCGACGACTCGATGTCGCTCGACGATATTCTGTATTCGGTCGAGGAGCCGGTCTCGACGGACGCATTGCTCCCGACGGCCTGCGTCTTTGGCGCCGTGGCCCGGGCAAACATCACGACGGTGCTGTCGGGCGAGGGGAGCGACGAGCTGTTCGCCGGGTACCGGAAGTTCGCCGTGGCGACCCGCGATCCGGCCGCCAAGGACCTCAGCCCGCTCGAGAGGTACCTGCTGCACGAGGAGTTCGTCTTCCCCTCGCGCGCGGAGCGAGAGGCGCTGCTCGGCGAGAGTGTCTCCGATTCACGCTTCAGCGAGCTCGAACGGGAAGCGCAGGAGCTCGACCCGCTCTCGCAGATGCTCCTCATCGAGACCCGGATGCGGCTGCCGGACCGCATCAATTTGCGGCTCGACCGCACGAGCATGGCGCAGAGCATCGAGGCGCGCGCGCCGTTCATGGAACACAAGGTGATGGAGTTCGCCGCCCGCATCCCGCACGTGTTCCGCACGGGCCCCACGTTCAACAAGTATCTCCTGCGCCACGCGATGCGTGACCATTTGCCGTCGGTCGTCCTCGACGCGCGAAAGGCTCCCTTCCACGCGCCGGATACCTGGTTCACGAATCACCGCGACAGCGACGCGCTGCTCGGCCGCGACGCCGTCGCCGAGGCGGGCCTGGTGAGGCCGGAGCCGGTTCAGGCGCTGCGCGAGCGCGCCCGCGGCGGCGATCGCGCAGCGCAGGAGAAGCTGTTCTCGTTGTTCGTGCTGCACGCGTGGCACCGCGCGTTCTATCGGCGATGA
- a CDS encoding KamA family radical SAM protein — MSLSAKRPSQFKVFRRRDIDSIPQLAALPASERNAMKVVSAVLPFRVNNYVLDELIDWSNIPDDPIYRLTFPHRDMLGDDDFRRMESLLATNPPPAAVEAAAREIQGRLNPHPAGQLEFNVPMLDGQPVRGLQHKYRETVLLFPTQGQTCHAYCTYCFRWPQFVGLDDLKFASNEVDEFVRYIQAHPEVTSVLLTGGDPMVMRTGLLRRYIEPLLALPQVASIRVGTKSMAYWPFRFLDDADADDLLRLFEQVVRAGKNLAFMAHYSHPRELATTAAKEALARVLSTGATVRCQAPLIRHVNDRAEVWEDMWRTQVRAGAVPYYMFIERDTGARHYFEVPLVRAHEIFRDAYARVSGLARTVRGPSMSATPGKVVIDGTPEIMGTKVFALRFTQARDPAWVGRPFFARFDPRATWLDHLRPAFGEKEFFFEPSLERMKYSRENPLKPRTRLSLIDEVGVA; from the coding sequence GTGTCCCTTTCCGCGAAGCGTCCAAGCCAGTTCAAAGTGTTCCGACGCAGGGACATCGACAGCATCCCCCAGCTCGCGGCGCTCCCGGCGTCCGAGCGGAATGCCATGAAGGTCGTCTCGGCGGTTCTCCCGTTCCGGGTGAACAACTACGTGCTCGACGAGCTGATCGACTGGTCCAACATCCCCGACGATCCGATCTACCGGCTGACGTTTCCGCACCGGGACATGCTCGGCGATGACGATTTTCGTCGCATGGAGAGCCTGCTCGCCACGAACCCGCCCCCGGCGGCGGTGGAGGCCGCGGCGCGAGAGATCCAGGGACGGTTGAACCCGCACCCGGCGGGGCAGCTCGAGTTCAACGTCCCCATGCTGGACGGGCAGCCGGTGCGCGGACTCCAGCACAAGTACCGGGAGACCGTGCTCCTGTTCCCCACGCAGGGGCAGACCTGCCACGCCTACTGCACCTATTGTTTCCGGTGGCCCCAGTTCGTCGGGCTCGACGACCTGAAGTTCGCCAGCAACGAGGTCGACGAGTTTGTCCGGTATATCCAGGCCCACCCGGAGGTCACGAGCGTCCTCTTGACGGGCGGCGATCCGATGGTCATGCGGACGGGCTTGCTCCGCCGCTACATCGAGCCGCTCCTCGCGCTGCCGCAGGTCGCGTCGATCCGCGTCGGGACGAAGTCCATGGCCTACTGGCCGTTCCGGTTCCTCGACGACGCCGACGCGGACGATCTCTTGCGCCTGTTCGAGCAGGTGGTCCGCGCGGGAAAGAACCTCGCATTCATGGCCCACTACAGCCACCCGCGCGAGCTCGCGACCACGGCGGCAAAAGAGGCGCTCGCCCGCGTCCTCTCGACCGGGGCGACGGTGCGGTGCCAGGCGCCCCTGATCCGTCACGTCAATGATAGGGCCGAGGTGTGGGAGGACATGTGGCGGACGCAGGTCCGCGCAGGCGCGGTGCCGTATTACATGTTCATCGAGCGTGATACCGGGGCGCGTCATTACTTCGAGGTGCCCCTCGTTCGCGCGCACGAGATCTTCCGGGACGCCTACGCGCGTGTCTCGGGGCTCGCCCGGACGGTCCGGGGCCCCTCGATGAGCGCGACGCCGGGCAAGGTCGTCATCGACGGCACGCCGGAGATCATGGGCACGAAGGTGTTCGCGTTGCGCTTCACGCAGGCGCGGGACCCGGCCTGGGTCGGGCGGCCCTTCTTCGCGCGGTTCGACCCTCGGGCCACCTGGCTCGACCACCTGCGGCCCGCCTTCGGCGAAAAGGAGTTTTTCTTCGAACCCTCCCTCGAACGAATGAAGTATTCGAGGGAGAACCCGCTGAAGCCGAGGACGCGCCTGTCGCTGATCGACGAGGTCGGCGTCGCATGA
- a CDS encoding STAS domain-containing protein gives MDHAERLRRIANSLARIAEEAVPDLIQDIDEGPLGDIEQNLNRTIESLRTRKQERLLFSVGPVVVFRWRATEGWPVEYVSQNVIDLTGFPMEDYLAGALKYSDLVYPEDLKRVGEEVATFSASGAEWFAHEPYRLKRRDGRTLWIADYTVIRRDPESGQITHYFGYIFDITDRIEQSLALERNERALRQLKSPLLHVWDGVLAMPVLGAVDEARASAMTDALLAEISRGNVRVSILDLTGLEDVDAATLEHLMAMVRAATLLGCQCLVSGISPRVATIIVSLGIDVAKLSTFGTLSAALGHALGSAGPRRPSRLNA, from the coding sequence ATGGATCATGCCGAGAGACTGCGTCGAATCGCCAATTCCTTGGCGCGTATCGCCGAGGAGGCGGTGCCCGACCTGATCCAGGATATCGACGAGGGCCCGCTCGGCGACATCGAACAGAACCTCAATCGCACCATCGAGAGCCTGCGCACGCGAAAGCAGGAGCGCCTCCTCTTCTCCGTGGGCCCGGTCGTCGTCTTTCGATGGCGCGCCACCGAGGGCTGGCCCGTCGAGTATGTCTCCCAGAACGTGATCGATCTCACGGGTTTTCCCATGGAGGATTACCTCGCGGGCGCGCTCAAATACTCCGACCTCGTGTACCCGGAGGACCTGAAACGCGTGGGCGAAGAGGTCGCCACGTTCAGCGCGAGCGGCGCCGAATGGTTCGCCCACGAGCCCTATCGCCTGAAGCGGCGCGACGGACGAACGCTCTGGATCGCCGATTACACGGTCATCCGCCGCGACCCGGAGAGCGGCCAGATCACCCATTACTTCGGCTACATCTTCGACATCACCGACCGCATCGAGCAATCCCTCGCGCTCGAGCGCAACGAGCGGGCGCTCCGGCAGCTCAAGAGCCCGCTCCTCCATGTCTGGGACGGCGTCCTCGCGATGCCCGTGCTCGGCGCCGTCGACGAGGCCCGCGCCTCGGCCATGACCGACGCGCTGCTCGCCGAGATCTCCCGCGGCAATGTCCGCGTCAGCATCCTCGATCTGACGGGCCTCGAGGACGTGGACGCCGCGACGCTGGAGCACCTCATGGCCATGGTCCGCGCCGCCACGCTCCTCGGCTGCCAGTGCCTCGTCTCGGGCATCTCGCCCCGCGTGGCCACGATCATCGTCTCGCTCGGAATCGACGTCGCGAAGCTCTCCACCTTCGGCACGCTGAGCGCCGCGCTCGGACACGCCCTCGGCAGCGCTGGGCCGCGCCGCCCCTCCCGCCTCAACGCGTGA
- a CDS encoding oxygenase MpaB family protein gives MLGTKGTGMEGDAFVRPASVDRIPTEFQYWTNMKEAGAQKRRRRLRMLLGFDPVLPDELVRTFAYSYYDADPVAEAFVEDVYLARGQAAGRALVDRALECGVASIEDAPASLRALFAEVETEPAWLDWEKVELGARVWRRHGTHVFSFAGAATLEGYHECSVAKPLAFTGAYAGESAHRRFLETVAFWIDVSEPGGLRPGGTGRKTALRVRLMHVFVRKRLLRHPAWDLDAWGVPISQADGLVTLMAGSVGLVALKKLGYRTSREEIEALMHFWRYVGHLMGMQPRWYPPTYEDGLRLLFTTLEKGAKKAGEDGVVLARSYVRSYAPREGDPPLVALRKRLEYHIELGYTHFFVSSASFRAFGLPDPGLWRFHPYAQAPLVFALETARKHVGRIDDWAERFARRRAQQWLDAHLGPRRAEYKAVETFTR, from the coding sequence GTGCTGGGCACGAAGGGGACGGGGATGGAGGGGGACGCGTTTGTCCGGCCGGCGTCCGTCGACCGGATTCCGACCGAATTCCAGTACTGGACGAACATGAAGGAGGCGGGCGCGCAGAAGCGTCGCAGGCGCCTCCGGATGCTGCTCGGCTTCGATCCCGTATTGCCTGACGAGCTCGTCCGGACGTTCGCGTATTCTTATTACGACGCGGATCCCGTGGCCGAGGCGTTCGTCGAGGACGTCTACCTCGCGCGGGGGCAGGCGGCCGGGCGGGCGCTCGTGGATCGGGCCCTCGAATGCGGGGTGGCGTCCATCGAGGACGCGCCCGCGTCGCTCCGGGCGCTCTTCGCCGAGGTGGAGACAGAGCCGGCGTGGCTCGATTGGGAGAAGGTCGAGCTCGGCGCGCGGGTATGGCGGCGCCACGGGACGCACGTGTTCAGCTTCGCGGGCGCCGCCACGCTCGAAGGGTATCACGAGTGCTCGGTCGCGAAGCCGCTCGCGTTCACCGGCGCGTATGCCGGGGAATCGGCGCACCGGCGTTTCCTGGAGACGGTCGCGTTCTGGATCGACGTCTCGGAGCCGGGCGGATTGCGGCCGGGCGGGACGGGGAGGAAGACGGCGCTGCGCGTCCGATTGATGCACGTATTCGTGCGCAAGCGGCTCCTCCGGCACCCGGCGTGGGACCTCGACGCCTGGGGCGTCCCGATCAGCCAGGCCGACGGCCTGGTCACGCTCATGGCGGGCAGCGTGGGCCTCGTCGCGCTGAAGAAGCTCGGTTATCGCACGAGCCGCGAGGAGATCGAGGCGCTCATGCATTTCTGGCGGTACGTGGGGCATTTGATGGGCATGCAGCCCCGGTGGTATCCGCCTACCTACGAGGACGGCCTGCGCCTCCTGTTCACGACCCTCGAGAAGGGCGCGAAGAAGGCGGGCGAGGACGGCGTGGTCCTGGCGCGGTCGTACGTGCGATCGTATGCGCCGCGCGAGGGGGATCCGCCGCTCGTGGCCCTGCGGAAGAGGCTCGAATACCACATCGAGCTCGGCTATACGCATTTCTTCGTCTCCTCGGCCTCGTTCCGCGCCTTCGGCTTGCCGGATCCGGGGCTCTGGAGGTTTCACCCGTACGCGCAGGCCCCGCTCGTCTTCGCGCTGGAGACGGCGCGCAAGCACGTCGGGAGGATCGACGATTGGGCGGAGCGGTTCGCGCGGCGGCGCGCGCAGCAATGGCTCGACGCGCACCTCGGGCCCCGGCGCGCGGAGTACAAGGCGGTCGAGACGTTCACGCGTTGA